The following are encoded together in the Pedobacter sp. D749 genome:
- a CDS encoding glycosyltransferase, giving the protein MKILLITKRIPFPPNSGYPIVVYNTIKGLLQLGADITLFSLNPTKGRIDVEDIYDPIFEQIKYHTCDLDTDVNVWSAFFNIFTNESYNVSRYYSEDAASQLENLLRENVFDVIQFEGLFVVPYLDVVKANSNARVIYRAHNIEFTLWERLSHSEKFLIRRKYLAFLAQRLKAYETDQINRFHHIFAISEPDRQSILRFGCEIPMSVFPVAIDLERYKVDKTKTSFPTLFHLGAMDWRPNQEGLEWFLDDIWPDIEKLNKDLRFYIAGKNMQKHFFEYDSENLIVEGEVFDAVEFMNSKAIMIVPLISGTGMRVKIIEGMAMKKCIIATTTAAEGINCRHGHDILIADTADEFYRSILQCIINPKRWVEIGENARKTVENDHGVHLISSKMLKIYEELVRV; this is encoded by the coding sequence GTGAAAATTCTGTTGATTACCAAGCGGATTCCCTTTCCGCCAAATAGTGGTTATCCTATTGTGGTTTACAATACCATAAAAGGCTTACTACAACTTGGTGCAGATATCACTTTGTTTAGCCTCAACCCTACCAAAGGAAGAATTGATGTTGAAGATATTTACGATCCTATTTTTGAACAGATTAAATATCATACCTGTGATTTAGATACCGATGTAAATGTATGGTCTGCATTTTTTAATATTTTCACCAACGAATCTTATAATGTTTCCAGGTATTACAGCGAGGATGCCGCAAGTCAGTTAGAAAACCTCTTACGCGAAAATGTGTTCGATGTTATTCAATTTGAGGGGCTTTTTGTTGTTCCTTATCTGGATGTGGTTAAGGCAAACAGTAATGCCAGGGTCATCTATCGGGCACACAATATCGAATTTACCCTTTGGGAACGTCTTTCTCATTCAGAAAAGTTTTTAATCAGACGTAAATACCTGGCTTTTTTAGCCCAGCGGCTTAAGGCGTATGAAACCGATCAGATTAACCGTTTCCATCATATTTTTGCCATTAGTGAGCCCGATCGGCAAAGTATATTAAGGTTTGGCTGCGAAATTCCGATGTCGGTTTTTCCGGTTGCCATTGATTTAGAAAGATACAAGGTAGATAAAACCAAAACCAGTTTTCCCACACTTTTTCATTTAGGTGCAATGGACTGGAGGCCAAATCAGGAAGGATTAGAATGGTTTTTGGATGATATCTGGCCCGATATTGAAAAACTAAATAAAGATCTTCGTTTTTATATCGCAGGGAAAAACATGCAAAAACATTTCTTCGAGTACGATTCAGAAAATTTGATTGTAGAGGGAGAAGTTTTCGATGCGGTAGAGTTTATGAATTCTAAAGCGATTATGATTGTTCCTTTAATTTCTGGCACCGGAATGCGTGTAAAAATTATTGAAGGCATGGCTATGAAAAAATGCATCATTGCCACCACTACTGCGGCTGAGGGAATTAATTGCAGGCATGGCCACGACATTTTAATTGCTGATACCGCTGATGAATTTTACCGGTCAATTTTACAATGTATCATTAATCCAAAACGTTGGGTAGAGATTGGAGAGAACGCCCGTAAGACTGTCGAAAACGACCATGGTGTGCATTTAATCTCTAGTAAAATGCTGAAGATTTACGAAGAATTGGTGCGTGTATAG
- a CDS encoding ribonuclease HII encodes MLLNCYQEEFLEAGCDEAGRGCLAGPVFAAAVILPKGFVLQGLNDSKQLSHEQRAALRPIIEQEALAWAVASCDHEEIDQINILNASFLAMHRAIEKLHTQPQYLVIDGNRFKTYPQIPHSCIIKGDGKYLNIAAASILAKTHRDEYMTNLHVDFPHYNWQQNKGYPTIAHRKAVIEIGLSPFHRRTFNVSDPQLDLFSKNA; translated from the coding sequence ATGTTATTAAACTGTTATCAGGAAGAATTTTTAGAGGCGGGATGTGATGAAGCTGGAAGAGGTTGCCTCGCTGGTCCTGTTTTTGCTGCGGCGGTAATATTGCCAAAAGGTTTTGTGTTACAAGGATTAAATGACTCTAAGCAATTATCGCATGAGCAAAGGGCCGCTTTGAGACCGATAATAGAACAGGAAGCTTTAGCTTGGGCTGTAGCTTCTTGTGATCACGAAGAGATAGACCAGATCAATATTTTAAATGCTTCTTTTTTGGCCATGCACAGGGCAATAGAAAAATTACATACCCAGCCCCAATATCTGGTAATTGATGGCAATCGCTTCAAAACCTATCCGCAGATTCCGCACAGCTGTATCATTAAGGGCGATGGTAAATATTTAAACATCGCAGCGGCTTCTATACTGGCAAAAACGCACCGGGATGAATACATGACTAACCTACACGTTGATTTTCCGCATTACAATTGGCAGCAGAATAAAGGATACCCAACCATTGCACACCGTAAGGCTGTAATTGAAATCGGATTATCACCTTTTCATCGCAGAACTTTTAATGTAAGCGATCCTCAGTTGGATCTGTTTTCAAAAAACGCCTAA
- a CDS encoding TfoX/Sxy family protein, producing the protein MKYNETLALCVAERLMHLQDVQEKEMFNGLIFMVNGKMCIGVSKNSMMVRLDPNSLENLSDKDGWQQMVMGSRPMKGYVSVSEDVLGRNDELDFWVNLALDFNPHAKASKKK; encoded by the coding sequence ATGAAATATAATGAAACCTTGGCGCTCTGCGTAGCCGAACGTTTAATGCATCTACAAGATGTACAGGAAAAAGAGATGTTCAATGGACTTATTTTTATGGTGAATGGTAAAATGTGCATCGGTGTTTCTAAGAATAGTATGATGGTACGGCTCGATCCCAATAGCCTGGAAAACTTATCGGATAAAGATGGCTGGCAGCAAATGGTAATGGGCAGCAGACCAATGAAGGGTTATGTTTCAGTATCAGAAGATGTTTTGGGAAGAAACGATGAACTCGATTTTTGGGTAAACCTTGCCCTGGATTTCAATCCCCATGCCAAGGCATCAAAAAAGAAATAA
- a CDS encoding prealbumin-like fold domain-containing protein, with amino-acid sequence MKERAIIAAFLLYISFTIQAQVKRTSTSTERKETNTQSLRNQAPEGHYCDYCKLNYPESHFPCIMKSIKGKLDVTTGEVSFVAGQPIGGIVVKGSKNLESSPLTLLTNQNGEIEFNNASAGNYKFIISVPSTNPKSRVAGSPIGGIIVKGGKNPGGSLITLITDENGEIELNNLPVGTYKFTAFGASATEKNNSLYKSSYSEKVNPLHKN; translated from the coding sequence ATGAAAGAACGAGCTATTATAGCAGCATTTCTGCTATACATTTCATTCACCATCCAGGCTCAGGTTAAAAGAACCAGTACATCAACAGAAAGGAAAGAAACAAATACGCAATCCTTAAGAAATCAGGCCCCAGAGGGACATTATTGCGATTACTGTAAATTAAATTACCCGGAATCGCATTTCCCTTGCATTATGAAATCGATTAAAGGCAAGCTGGATGTGACTACTGGCGAGGTAAGTTTTGTGGCCGGGCAACCAATAGGTGGCATTGTAGTTAAAGGCAGCAAAAACCTGGAGAGCAGTCCCCTTACACTTTTAACCAATCAAAATGGAGAAATAGAATTTAACAATGCCAGCGCAGGAAATTATAAATTTATCATTTCAGTACCTTCCACTAATCCCAAATCGCGGGTAGCAGGCTCCCCAATCGGGGGAATAATTGTCAAAGGCGGTAAAAATCCTGGCGGCAGTTTAATCACTTTAATTACCGACGAAAATGGCGAAATAGAACTAAATAACCTGCCTGTTGGCACTTATAAATTCACCGCATTCGGCGCTTCGGCAACTGAGAAAAATAATTCATTATA